From Echinicola soli, a single genomic window includes:
- a CDS encoding PorP/SprF family type IX secretion system membrane protein: MKNILKISLFYMVFMATSTVFSQQLPQFSQYMFNGLHINPGYAGYKGESYIQSTYRSQWVNFPGAPETFTVTGDFSANEGTMGFGFSVLSDRLGPVATNGVLLTYAYRIQTGMRSFLGLGVSAGVSEYAIDGSMLDPNDHPDVELPEGRVNLFTPNMNAGIFFNTPRFYAGLSMYNLVGKKSLEREDVALAYHDFHYYLTAGAILPLSEKVQIKPSFLIKEVKGAPTSYDLNTMFLFFERVWLGGSYRSNMKLGKDNLPENLSNRNSIAMIIEFFATNNLRIGYAYDHNLNVLDSYRNNSHEISIGYYISPKNIRMRNQRWF; this comes from the coding sequence ATGAAAAATATTCTAAAAATATCCTTGTTTTATATGGTCTTCATGGCGACATCTACTGTTTTTTCCCAGCAGTTGCCACAGTTCAGCCAATACATGTTCAATGGCCTGCATATCAATCCAGGATATGCAGGCTATAAGGGTGAATCCTATATTCAATCCACCTACAGGAGCCAATGGGTCAATTTCCCCGGTGCACCCGAGACTTTTACCGTCACAGGGGACTTTAGTGCCAATGAAGGTACGATGGGGTTTGGCTTTTCGGTCTTAAGCGATCGACTGGGCCCCGTCGCTACTAACGGGGTGTTATTGACCTATGCTTACCGCATTCAAACTGGAATGCGGTCTTTCCTAGGACTTGGAGTTAGTGCAGGAGTGTCGGAGTATGCCATTGACGGCTCGATGCTGGATCCCAATGACCATCCTGATGTGGAGCTCCCGGAAGGTAGGGTCAATCTGTTTACACCCAATATGAATGCAGGGATTTTCTTCAATACACCCCGGTTTTATGCTGGGCTCAGCATGTATAATTTGGTGGGGAAAAAATCCCTCGAGAGGGAAGACGTTGCTTTGGCCTATCATGACTTCCACTACTATCTGACGGCTGGAGCGATACTTCCGCTCTCGGAAAAAGTCCAGATAAAACCATCATTTTTGATCAAAGAAGTCAAAGGTGCTCCCACAAGTTATGACCTGAATACCATGTTCCTGTTTTTTGAAAGGGTATGGCTAGGTGGATCTTATCGATCCAATATGAAACTGGGCAAAGACAATTTACCCGAAAATCTCAGTAATCGGAATTCCATCGCCATGATCATCGAGTTTTTTGCGACCAATAATTTACGTATCGGCTATGCTTATGACCATAACCTAAATGTACTGGACAGTTACCGTAATAATTCACATGAAATTTCCATAGGTTATTATATTTCTCCCAAAAATATCCGAATGAGAAACCAGCGTTGGTTCTAA
- a CDS encoding DUF5675 family protein, which translates to MKRFVGLLVVATILVLILVFITNPELISKIWLYLVGFIGYIVVLAEKGFRSLKGAFKKDEMNKEESKQEAATSTPIVPKGPLPEVAHLDQKIQQLEAKIGSSQAEGQPLAAGTVTVLRYMDDGETTLGLLFLRNKFFAYTLEDTFREEKVKHETRIPAGKYQLDFNRQVTPMTERYRNRMPWFDFHLEIKEVPHFSQIYIHIGNTHSDTSGCMLIADGVSAGLPRSIVQSTLAYEKFYKIIHGLLQSNEQVTIQVHDEDWIKKSKITTI; encoded by the coding sequence ATGAAACGTTTTGTGGGACTTTTGGTCGTTGCTACGATATTGGTGTTGATTCTGGTTTTTATTACCAATCCTGAATTAATTTCCAAAATCTGGCTATACTTGGTAGGTTTTATCGGGTACATTGTGGTCTTAGCGGAAAAAGGCTTCCGGTCACTAAAGGGTGCATTCAAAAAGGACGAAATGAACAAGGAGGAGTCCAAACAGGAAGCCGCCACTTCAACCCCAATTGTTCCTAAAGGTCCTTTACCCGAAGTGGCCCATTTAGACCAAAAAATTCAGCAGCTAGAAGCGAAAATCGGTTCATCGCAAGCTGAAGGTCAACCTTTGGCAGCTGGTACGGTAACGGTTTTGCGATATATGGATGATGGTGAGACGACATTAGGATTGTTGTTTCTTCGCAACAAATTTTTTGCCTATACCTTGGAAGATACTTTCAGAGAGGAAAAAGTAAAACACGAAACAAGAATACCAGCTGGAAAGTACCAGTTGGATTTTAACCGACAGGTTACCCCTATGACCGAGCGGTATCGCAACCGGATGCCATGGTTTGATTTCCATTTGGAAATCAAGGAAGTTCCTCATTTCAGTCAGATTTATATACACATAGGCAATACCCATTCGGATACCAGCGGGTGTATGTTGATTGCTGATGGGGTCAGTGCAGGTTTACCCAGATCGATAGTCCAATCGACCCTGGCCTACGAAAAGTTTTATAAGATAATTCACGGATTGTTGCAGTCCAATGAGCAGGTAACCATCCAGGTTCACGACGAAGACTGGATCAAGAAAAGCAAAATTACCACCATATGA
- a CDS encoding N-acetylmuramidase family protein produces MIQFISKHRLPIIQIITIIVMILLLGIFVAPIFKGFMFLAVGIIIVIGMGMIYGVIVRYFRTPDEKRKIYRNKYHDVFFKGTVIFAILMAVLGIVYGFISYVEGGNPYRIVGLLITVIWIAVFMIYFVWSVYFYNINYGLTDEEWEKIAKAKEMSAYGVQEVNAGIPEPLYNPYRSQTFGLPPGTVRGMIAFTLLIGGMSLLISSYGMDYISNAEMALRAKQFEFFETAFLMMIAFYFGDRSLKYLRDRWNTSPNPSEKDGTNITAQPNASTTSSRVQTFDFPTSDPVGLDDQAFQEEDLLFKEINQPESTSKPLTGLKKALLKGPEMMESMGSAYVQIRDNTTQKVLADEEIKDALETLWLEKQVKLAFPVVKAVISVESSGRGHLQDGRAKILFEGHKFWYWLSKVGKTQEELEELQRQYPDIVYPSWTREHYRLGADEYKRLEKAKEICQGINDKAAVYATSWGLFQILGENLDHFIKGRNYKDWKDFEQKQHEAELYHFLDFLTFIQTKKLDRKPLVSFISEENKGNYDWTSFAYGYNGRGYKLNKYDEKLAAAYYKFKSQEI; encoded by the coding sequence ATGATACAGTTTATCTCCAAACATCGACTTCCCATCATTCAGATCATTACCATTATCGTAATGATCTTGCTCTTGGGTATATTTGTTGCACCTATTTTTAAGGGCTTCATGTTTTTAGCGGTAGGGATCATCATCGTCATAGGGATGGGGATGATCTATGGTGTCATTGTGCGGTATTTTAGGACCCCGGATGAAAAGCGAAAGATTTATCGGAATAAATACCATGATGTCTTTTTTAAAGGGACAGTTATTTTTGCCATTCTGATGGCGGTATTGGGGATTGTCTATGGCTTTATTTCATATGTAGAGGGTGGAAATCCTTATCGGATTGTTGGATTGCTGATAACTGTAATTTGGATAGCGGTATTCATGATTTACTTTGTTTGGTCGGTTTATTTTTACAATATCAATTATGGCTTAACAGACGAAGAATGGGAAAAAATAGCAAAGGCAAAGGAAATGAGTGCATATGGTGTTCAAGAAGTAAATGCAGGTATTCCTGAGCCCTTGTATAATCCGTACCGAAGCCAGACTTTTGGACTTCCTCCCGGGACAGTGCGGGGGATGATTGCCTTTACGCTCTTGATTGGTGGAATGTCCCTGTTGATCAGCAGTTATGGAATGGATTATATTTCCAATGCAGAGATGGCACTAAGAGCAAAGCAGTTCGAGTTTTTTGAAACGGCATTTTTGATGATGATCGCCTTTTATTTTGGTGATCGTTCACTTAAATATTTGCGTGATCGCTGGAATACCTCACCAAACCCAAGTGAGAAGGACGGTACCAACATCACAGCGCAGCCAAATGCATCAACCACTTCTTCCCGCGTACAGACCTTTGATTTTCCTACTTCCGATCCAGTGGGCCTCGATGACCAGGCCTTTCAGGAGGAGGATTTGTTGTTTAAGGAAATCAACCAGCCAGAAAGTACTTCCAAGCCATTGACAGGCTTAAAGAAAGCCTTGCTCAAGGGGCCCGAAATGATGGAATCCATGGGGTCGGCATACGTGCAGATCAGGGACAATACCACTCAGAAGGTCCTTGCTGATGAGGAAATAAAAGACGCACTGGAAACATTATGGCTAGAAAAACAGGTAAAATTGGCATTTCCAGTAGTCAAAGCAGTCATCTCGGTGGAGTCATCCGGAAGGGGCCACCTGCAGGACGGCAGGGCAAAGATCCTCTTTGAAGGCCATAAATTCTGGTACTGGCTCTCCAAAGTAGGCAAAACGCAAGAAGAATTGGAAGAGCTACAGCGCCAATATCCTGATATTGTCTATCCTTCTTGGACTCGGGAACATTACCGCTTGGGTGCTGATGAGTATAAACGATTGGAAAAAGCCAAAGAAATCTGCCAAGGCATTAACGATAAGGCCGCAGTGTATGCTACTTCTTGGGGCCTATTTCAGATTTTGGGAGAAAACCTGGATCATTTTATCAAAGGAAGGAATTATAAGGATTGGAAAGATTTTGAGCAAAAACAACATGAAGCAGAACTGTATCACTTCCTGGATTTTCTGACGTTTATCCAAACCAAGAAACTTGACCGAAAGCCTTTGGTCAGTTTTATTTCGGAGGAAAATAAAGGAAACTACGACTGGACTTCCTTTGCCTATGGCTATAATGGCCGTGGATATAAGTTGAACAAATACGATGAGAAATTGGCAGCGGCCTATTATAAATTTAAGTCGCAAGAGATATGA
- a CDS encoding DUF4230 domain-containing protein, with protein MTALQKYWWVGWPLMMACLLVGCKEDDRAMVVGKIQQANDLATTEFLIDKVVFGTKTKKLLFINISEARFLAYSKASVKTGVDLSNLTPEDITIKDEMISLKLPPIEVVNFSYPPASFREDSLISDTKAFLNTIKVRDQEEFFRLAELDIRSNLQYMGIVKTSQQHTRKMFETLLKSLGYREIYISFKSDELVIPQVNLLVEQDQIVSP; from the coding sequence ATGACAGCCCTTCAAAAATATTGGTGGGTAGGATGGCCTTTGATGATGGCATGTCTATTGGTCGGATGTAAGGAAGATGATCGTGCCATGGTGGTTGGTAAAATACAGCAGGCCAATGATTTGGCCACCACGGAGTTTTTGATCGATAAGGTGGTCTTCGGCACCAAAACAAAAAAACTGCTTTTTATCAATATCAGCGAAGCCCGCTTTTTGGCCTATTCCAAAGCCAGTGTAAAAACCGGCGTGGACCTTAGTAACCTTACTCCCGAAGACATTACTATCAAAGACGAGATGATTTCCCTTAAGCTGCCGCCCATAGAAGTGGTGAATTTTTCCTATCCTCCTGCATCCTTTCGCGAAGATTCACTCATTTCAGATACCAAAGCATTTTTGAATACCATCAAGGTCAGGGATCAAGAGGAGTTTTTCAGGCTTGCTGAGCTGGATATTCGCTCCAACTTACAGTATATGGGGATCGTGAAAACCTCCCAGCAGCATACACGGAAAATGTTTGAAACCCTGCTAAAGTCGTTAGGTTATCGAGAGATTTACATCTCTTTTAAGAGTGATGAATTGGTCATTCCACAAGTAAATTTATTGGTAGAACAGGATCAAATCGTTTCACCATGA
- a CDS encoding DUF4230 domain-containing protein: MIGLLLKNWRSIIDVLLVIGLVILLFWWNPMKIFGGGLKLEDTANLVTEVNQIRELVTAEYYGEVITSIEEARLNPLEEDEIRKDVSLLYDDLLASLQHLRDYQNIPKEQRVDEYREGEKTSNWRRKVKHEVDSRNIQDKLDYLDVMVEIQSDPYYQPLLEYLWRTIDKQEKGEIPNGRDEEATLFSIYRNPPFRTMSTPEMDKFMEDYYFHLQETISRRESRKKLTMIGRGWVKAGFDFNELGPESIVYYEESGIVHLIGITPKILNADINPWFIPEKGIPGFQILDERGPVNFHDAKRVKQYCIEKLTVQAYQAKILQSAQDQGQETLKNFFSLLTDREISQVIFHSNPFTTFAREAEKDELITYAEAYMLDSLLGIEIHHIDSLNRTVQNQSVNKGFAKDSRRVVEQTLYNLGQYPYQNGKRNYGVLSKLATDIAEDSIIDKQEEQLLQNLRYPVSFNKVEWAFIGEDSTDRLSYWVENPLDYCRAYNAMITDFMDHGVIPAEFDTTVISSDSFDPEKYLDTVKIVDYVSIDQESIRLVYSYKEHTAAFYHSLYYPFEVDLMDLGEFIASKQKPQDSVAYSDYKRLPPIQKGFWFYDQRLNGQYAYHINMAPDQLFPTHLADRLLKQQFLYRSDTAYLGFGGAMPSEMDSAAVLLHPLSLENVTMLNNIITALLKARKQERNKGFVQKTTDWLKSRSSSKDQKTLYVGKKGIQFQ, translated from the coding sequence ATGATCGGGCTGTTGTTAAAAAACTGGCGATCTATTATCGATGTCCTATTGGTCATCGGATTGGTGATCTTGCTCTTTTGGTGGAATCCAATGAAGATTTTTGGCGGTGGGCTTAAACTTGAAGACACTGCGAACTTGGTCACAGAAGTAAATCAAATCCGGGAACTGGTCACTGCGGAATATTACGGTGAAGTAATCACTTCCATCGAAGAAGCAAGGCTTAATCCACTGGAAGAGGATGAGATCAGAAAGGATGTAAGTTTACTTTATGATGATTTATTGGCTTCCCTCCAACACTTAAGGGATTATCAAAATATTCCAAAGGAACAAAGAGTAGACGAATACAGGGAAGGGGAGAAGACCAGCAATTGGAGAAGGAAAGTGAAACATGAAGTGGACAGCCGTAATATTCAAGATAAATTGGATTATTTGGATGTTATGGTAGAGATTCAATCCGATCCCTATTACCAGCCGCTGCTGGAGTATCTGTGGAGAACCATCGATAAACAAGAAAAAGGAGAGATACCAAATGGTCGCGATGAGGAAGCCACGCTATTCTCTATTTATCGAAATCCCCCTTTCCGCACCATGTCCACCCCTGAGATGGACAAGTTTATGGAGGATTATTATTTCCATCTGCAGGAAACAATAAGCAGGCGTGAGTCAAGAAAAAAACTGACCATGATCGGTAGGGGATGGGTAAAGGCCGGTTTTGATTTCAATGAGTTGGGACCAGAATCGATCGTCTATTATGAGGAAAGCGGCATTGTTCATTTGATTGGGATAACGCCAAAAATACTGAATGCCGATATTAATCCATGGTTTATTCCTGAAAAGGGCATTCCGGGCTTTCAGATTTTGGATGAACGAGGCCCTGTAAACTTTCATGATGCCAAGAGGGTAAAGCAATATTGTATAGAAAAATTAACAGTACAGGCGTACCAGGCCAAGATTCTTCAAAGTGCCCAAGACCAAGGCCAAGAAACACTGAAGAATTTTTTTAGTCTTTTGACCGATAGAGAGATTTCTCAGGTGATCTTTCATAGTAATCCCTTTACGACTTTCGCTAGGGAAGCGGAGAAGGATGAATTGATCACTTATGCTGAAGCCTATATGCTTGATTCCCTGTTGGGAATAGAAATTCATCATATCGACTCTCTGAACCGTACAGTCCAGAACCAGTCTGTAAATAAAGGGTTTGCAAAGGATAGCCGCAGGGTGGTAGAGCAAACGCTTTATAACCTTGGGCAATATCCCTATCAGAATGGAAAACGTAATTATGGGGTTTTATCCAAACTCGCAACTGATATTGCTGAGGATAGTATAATTGATAAACAGGAAGAACAGTTGCTCCAAAATTTAAGGTATCCCGTATCCTTTAACAAAGTGGAATGGGCCTTCATTGGAGAGGATTCTACGGATAGATTGAGCTATTGGGTAGAGAATCCACTGGACTATTGTAGAGCATATAACGCCATGATCACGGATTTTATGGATCACGGGGTCATCCCAGCGGAGTTTGATACCACAGTGATAAGTAGTGATAGCTTTGACCCCGAAAAGTACTTGGATACGGTTAAGATCGTGGATTACGTCAGTATTGACCAGGAGTCAATACGGCTTGTTTATAGTTATAAGGAACATACAGCGGCATTTTATCACTCGCTCTATTATCCTTTTGAAGTAGATTTAATGGATTTGGGAGAGTTTATCGCATCCAAGCAAAAACCTCAAGATTCAGTGGCTTATTCAGATTACAAACGTTTACCACCTATCCAGAAGGGATTTTGGTTTTATGACCAGCGGTTAAATGGTCAATATGCCTATCATATTAACATGGCACCTGATCAACTTTTTCCAACGCACCTTGCGGACCGACTATTAAAGCAGCAATTTCTTTATAGATCTGATACGGCGTATTTGGGATTTGGTGGCGCAATGCCGTCAGAAATGGATAGTGCTGCTGTGCTGCTCCATCCCCTTTCTTTAGAAAACGTAACCATGCTAAATAACATTATAACAGCCCTCCTTAAAGCAAGGAAGCAAGAGCGAAATAAAGGTTTTGTGCAAAAGACCACCGATTGGCTCAAATCAAGGTCATCTTCTAAAGACCAAAAGACCTTGTATGTGGGCAAAAAGGGTATTCAGTTTCAGTAG
- a CDS encoding NUDIX domain-containing protein has protein sequence MWDLPGGGLDHGQTADQGIQREMIEESISRLLSLAIF, from the coding sequence ATGTGGGATTTGCCTGGAGGTGGACTTGATCATGGGCAAACAGCTGATCAGGGAATCCAGCGGGAAATGATTGAAGAAAGCATCAGCAGGTTGTTAAGCCTTGCAATATTTTGA
- a CDS encoding LA_2272 family surface repeat-containing protein, which translates to MKTIRILLAAVSVLVSQWTFGQNDSIPIYTIMYNQAPEGFDYPLIGFVNNAHGNHKGAQIGFINTNTKAFTGAQVGFVNSIGDYQNGLQVGFVNSTNGPVKGMQVGFVNSSADSVNGTQLGFVNTQEHESTGLQTGFINTSTKKLNGAQVGFVNSNPIEVTGAQIGFVNTTGKLSTLQLGFVNFADSIKKGGIPIGFLSIVKQGGYQAIEVGYNELFPYNLSVKIGIPALYTTINGAFNPDFDDEFAVGAGLGSNIAVGPVFFINPEAYYLYHVHAENSITRASFNFGANLSPRVQFVAGPSVSWIRYADDYDVIDPAFSFYRERFDENDELIVGINAALRIQLSK; encoded by the coding sequence ATGAAAACTATTCGAATTTTATTAGCAGCGGTATCGGTACTGGTTAGCCAGTGGACATTTGGACAAAATGACTCCATCCCCATTTATACCATTATGTACAACCAGGCTCCAGAAGGCTTTGATTACCCGTTGATCGGTTTTGTCAATAATGCGCACGGTAATCATAAAGGTGCCCAAATTGGTTTTATCAACACCAACACCAAGGCTTTTACAGGTGCTCAGGTTGGGTTTGTCAATTCCATTGGAGATTACCAAAATGGCCTGCAAGTAGGATTTGTCAACTCGACAAATGGCCCCGTAAAGGGTATGCAAGTCGGTTTTGTCAACTCCAGTGCTGATTCGGTCAATGGCACCCAACTAGGTTTTGTTAACACTCAAGAGCATGAATCAACCGGCCTCCAGACTGGTTTTATCAATACTTCTACGAAAAAGCTAAATGGTGCCCAAGTGGGTTTTGTCAACTCCAATCCAATTGAGGTAACAGGAGCGCAGATCGGCTTTGTAAATACCACCGGTAAACTCAGCACCTTGCAGTTGGGATTTGTAAACTTTGCTGATTCAATCAAAAAAGGCGGGATACCTATCGGTTTTCTATCCATCGTTAAACAGGGAGGCTATCAGGCAATTGAGGTAGGTTATAATGAACTATTCCCCTATAACCTGTCCGTAAAAATAGGAATACCAGCCCTCTATACAACTATCAATGGAGCCTTTAATCCTGATTTTGATGATGAATTTGCCGTGGGGGCTGGTCTGGGAAGCAATATCGCAGTAGGTCCGGTTTTTTTCATAAACCCAGAGGCTTATTACCTGTATCATGTCCACGCTGAAAACAGCATTACCAGGGCAAGTTTTAACTTTGGGGCCAACCTCAGCCCGCGTGTACAGTTTGTGGCAGGGCCAAGTGTCTCTTGGATTCGGTATGCGGATGATTATGATGTCATTGATCCGGCCTTCTCTTTTTACAGAGAACGGTTTGATGAAAATGATGAACTGATCGTAGGCATAAATGCTGCATTGAGGATCCAATTGTCAAAATAG
- a CDS encoding carboxypeptidase-like regulatory domain-containing protein: protein MLLAQSNLEKEISLKGQEEITIGQALKEVSENQDFFFSYNSNILPQDSLVQVESYAGSVRNFLYQMLGERYEFIETPGYIVIRYAPNRLYLEEGDDEQVGKSWIVKGRIKDLESDELIAYASVYEQTMLTSSITDKNGYFELKLKDPNTSVMVTVSKEDYRDTTFMLLPPFDIEATQKKGKFRYYPNGAGDENLQDTFFGRMMIGVRQRMQGLNIGNFFAEMPAQVSLVPRLSTHGMMNSQIINHASFNIIGGYTAGTNGVELGGIFNINRKDANYLQAAGIFNLVGGDVSGVQLAGISNRVLGKASGFQAAGLYNHTGPFTGFQLAGLHNEATSSKGLQIAGLMNISEGNTENQISGLINIGKKVTGFQLTTLLNEADSSAYPIGLINIIKTGEKSFTLGYDELKYSMFTVRTGGTYSYGIVGLAHATEDRTYNWAIDAGLGLHFVNTKWFDLDGELVSRTSFGPPETTLSLASMKLLPAFSPHKNIKLFCGPSLNFLMRQNAEENHIPGWVIEDNSNATRVQAWYMGLSVGLQFVII, encoded by the coding sequence ATGCTTTTAGCACAAAGTAACCTTGAAAAGGAAATCTCTCTAAAAGGCCAAGAAGAAATCACCATTGGCCAAGCGCTTAAGGAAGTTTCTGAAAACCAAGATTTCTTTTTTTCCTATAACAGCAATATCCTTCCCCAGGATAGTCTGGTACAGGTAGAAAGCTATGCAGGAAGTGTCCGGAATTTTTTGTACCAAATGCTGGGGGAACGCTATGAGTTTATCGAGACACCGGGATATATCGTCATACGTTATGCACCAAACAGGTTGTATCTCGAAGAAGGAGATGATGAGCAAGTCGGTAAAAGTTGGATTGTAAAGGGACGCATTAAAGACTTGGAGAGCGATGAACTGATCGCCTATGCCAGTGTCTATGAGCAAACTATGCTTACTTCCTCCATAACCGATAAAAACGGCTATTTTGAGCTTAAGCTTAAGGACCCTAATACCTCGGTGATGGTCACGGTGAGCAAGGAGGACTATCGAGACACCACTTTTATGCTGCTACCGCCATTTGACATTGAGGCCACTCAGAAGAAAGGTAAGTTTCGCTACTACCCCAATGGTGCTGGAGACGAAAACCTTCAGGATACGTTTTTTGGGAGAATGATGATTGGTGTTAGGCAGCGCATGCAGGGCTTGAATATCGGGAATTTCTTTGCAGAGATGCCTGCTCAGGTGTCATTGGTTCCGCGGCTGAGCACCCACGGTATGATGAACAGCCAGATCATTAACCATGCCTCTTTCAATATCATCGGCGGATATACGGCTGGCACCAATGGTGTGGAGTTAGGCGGAATATTTAACATTAACCGTAAGGATGCCAACTACCTACAGGCCGCCGGTATTTTTAACCTGGTTGGGGGTGATGTTTCCGGGGTGCAGTTGGCTGGGATTTCCAATCGGGTATTGGGAAAGGCCTCGGGTTTTCAGGCAGCAGGGCTTTATAACCATACAGGGCCTTTTACCGGCTTTCAATTGGCCGGACTCCACAATGAAGCGACCTCCTCAAAAGGACTTCAAATAGCCGGCTTGATGAACATCAGTGAAGGAAACACCGAAAACCAGATTTCGGGATTGATCAATATTGGAAAAAAAGTCACAGGTTTCCAGCTTACCACGCTGCTGAACGAAGCGGACTCTAGTGCATACCCCATTGGCCTTATCAACATTATCAAAACGGGTGAAAAGAGCTTTACGCTTGGCTATGATGAATTGAAATATTCCATGTTTACCGTTCGGACGGGTGGTACTTACAGTTATGGAATCGTGGGCCTAGCTCATGCTACAGAAGATCGCACCTATAATTGGGCAATTGATGCCGGTCTAGGCCTCCATTTTGTAAATACCAAGTGGTTTGATCTGGATGGTGAGTTGGTCTCGAGAACTTCCTTTGGTCCCCCAGAAACCACCCTTAGTTTGGCATCCATGAAATTGCTCCCTGCTTTTTCACCACATAAGAACATCAAGCTATTTTGTGGCCCATCCCTAAATTTCCTGATGCGGCAAAACGCCGAAGAAAACCACATCCCCGGCTGGGTAATCGAAGATAATTCCAATGCCACTCGGGTCCAGGCTTGGTACATGGGCTTGAGTGTCGGACTACAATTTGTCATTATTTAG
- a CDS encoding FecR family protein, protein MDESKLIKYIIEETDHVENQEIQKWIQAHPDHRKRYEQIQFIWEKSLSIKPSTHVSTAEAWQAFQRRKSHKSKEVRFSPWYQIAAAISVFLVAAFAYVRFIEPDNALLSNLHLATNQKPVTDTLFDGSIITLNKSSQLSFNQSIIKKSRNAELIEGEAFFQVARNENRPFRVLVGQATVTVLGTKFNIKKLDGLIEIILQSGSVQVNYEGEVRILTPGDRLLINQVKGLLTSTTVEDKLYSYYVGDYFEAHETPLWRVIEVLNEAYGANIILLNERLRNLPLTTTFKNDSLENNLEVLKATFGLTVIREPDRIIIK, encoded by the coding sequence ATGGACGAAAGTAAGTTGATAAAATATATCATTGAGGAAACTGATCACGTTGAGAATCAGGAGATCCAAAAATGGATCCAGGCACATCCTGATCATCGGAAGCGGTATGAACAGATCCAGTTTATTTGGGAAAAGAGCCTTAGCATAAAACCAAGTACACATGTGAGTACAGCAGAAGCTTGGCAAGCCTTTCAGAGACGGAAATCCCACAAGTCAAAAGAGGTCAGATTCTCTCCGTGGTATCAAATAGCAGCTGCCATAAGTGTTTTTTTGGTAGCCGCTTTTGCTTACGTCCGATTTATAGAACCTGACAATGCCCTATTATCCAATCTACACTTAGCAACTAACCAAAAACCAGTTACAGATACGCTCTTTGACGGAAGCATTATCACGTTAAACAAATCAAGCCAATTATCTTTTAACCAGTCCATTATAAAAAAATCAAGGAATGCAGAGCTGATTGAGGGAGAGGCTTTTTTCCAAGTCGCGAGAAACGAAAACAGGCCCTTCCGTGTGCTGGTAGGGCAAGCTACCGTTACTGTTCTTGGCACCAAGTTTAATATCAAAAAACTGGATGGGCTGATTGAAATTATCCTCCAGTCTGGATCCGTCCAAGTCAATTATGAAGGTGAGGTTCGCATCCTAACGCCTGGCGACCGTCTCCTGATCAATCAGGTAAAAGGTCTCCTGACCAGCACTACTGTTGAAGACAAACTTTATAGCTATTATGTTGGGGACTACTTTGAAGCGCACGAGACCCCACTTTGGCGTGTGATCGAGGTATTGAATGAAGCTTATGGAGCCAATATTATCCTTTTAAATGAACGCTTGCGTAATTTACCATTAACCACTACCTTCAAAAACGATTCGTTGGAAAATAACCTCGAAGTACTAAAAGCTACTTTTGGTCTTACCGTGATCAGGGAACCTGACCGAATCATTATTAAATAA
- a CDS encoding RNA polymerase sigma-70 factor, whose product MEDSSENTLCAPIDEELFETTFKSHFQALYAYACMLVKDEDEAAEIVQTVFLKVWEKRETISITSSLKAYLYQMVYRDSMNHLRHQKVKQKHHDITLRQSSDGGLQMDEGHDHELMDALRKALHVLPEKCRKVFLLSRYESLKYHEIADRLGISVKTVETHMGKALKHLRIELADFLPILFILFTNS is encoded by the coding sequence GTGGAAGATTCTTCGGAAAATACCCTATGTGCACCGATAGACGAGGAACTGTTTGAAACGACCTTTAAAAGTCATTTTCAGGCATTATATGCCTATGCATGCATGCTCGTGAAAGATGAAGATGAAGCAGCAGAAATCGTACAGACGGTGTTTCTGAAAGTATGGGAAAAAAGGGAAACTATCTCAATAACATCTTCTCTTAAAGCCTATCTGTACCAAATGGTTTATAGGGATAGCATGAATCATCTCAGGCATCAAAAAGTGAAACAAAAACACCATGATATCACCCTGCGCCAATCCAGTGATGGTGGACTCCAAATGGATGAAGGCCATGACCACGAGCTTATGGATGCACTCAGAAAAGCACTTCACGTCTTGCCCGAAAAATGTAGAAAAGTGTTTTTATTGAGCAGGTATGAATCCCTAAAATATCATGAAATCGCTGATCGCTTGGGCATATCCGTAAAAACCGTGGAAACACACATGGGCAAAGCATTAAAGCACCTCAGGATAGAACTGGCGGACTTTCTCCCTATCCTGTTTATCCTGTTTACCAATAGTTGA